In Bacillus sp. FJAT-45037, the following are encoded in one genomic region:
- a CDS encoding ferredoxin — protein MAKYTIVDKDTCIACGACGAAAPDIYDYDDEGIAFVILDDNQGTAVIPEELEEDMIDAQEGCPTDSIKVADESFDGDSLKFE, from the coding sequence ATGGCTAAATATACGATTGTCGACAAAGATACTTGTATCGCATGCGGAGCTTGTGGTGCCGCTGCTCCAGATATTTATGATTATGATGATGAAGGAATTGCTTTTGTTATTTTGGACGATAACCAAGGAACAGCTGTCATTCCAGAAGAGTTAGAAGAAGACATGATCGATGCTCAAGAAGGTTGTCCTACTGATTCAATTAAAGTAGCTGACGAATCATTTGACGGAGACTCGTTGAAGTTTGAGTAG
- a CDS encoding helix-turn-helix domain-containing protein encodes MTVKDVIIISVCKALKGERTIYGAYHLLQGKKSAQTIQDGHLFSILPYYGMFPKMKRADIAMKVKILAEQKLMQQVSEDRFIVTDRGEAFLESETDKWPLLQELNGWKYSRLTRTFWLRMTLWIQTVTELHMNRRDFIPIVQEREVQFWVKQHMPRTKVIRDEQLSKLYEELHHFLRCLNEGHSLFLVLQLTSHKRIGYTRGQAARLCSIREDDADIIHEALLHKLFAFIENREGLDRLPSFIDQQIKEAGWTKSAERTSQLLKQGMSIEQIASMRQLKTSTIEDHIIEIALQDATFPINKYVSEAIQMEIDQLLIREQSIKLRDIKAALGDAASYFMIRLALTRRGE; translated from the coding sequence ATGACTGTTAAAGATGTCATTATAATATCTGTATGTAAAGCGTTAAAAGGGGAACGTACCATTTACGGAGCGTATCATCTTCTTCAAGGGAAAAAGTCTGCTCAAACTATTCAAGATGGTCATTTATTTTCGATTCTCCCTTATTATGGAATGTTTCCGAAGATGAAACGAGCAGATATAGCAATGAAAGTGAAAATTCTTGCAGAACAGAAACTCATGCAACAGGTCTCTGAAGATCGATTTATCGTAACGGACCGTGGAGAAGCGTTTTTAGAGAGCGAAACGGACAAATGGCCTTTACTTCAAGAGTTGAATGGTTGGAAATACTCGAGACTAACGCGAACGTTTTGGCTACGGATGACGCTATGGATACAGACAGTTACAGAACTTCACATGAACCGAAGGGATTTTATACCAATTGTTCAAGAACGTGAAGTGCAGTTTTGGGTCAAGCAACATATGCCAAGAACAAAAGTCATTAGAGATGAGCAGTTAAGCAAACTATACGAAGAGTTGCATCATTTTTTGCGTTGTCTCAATGAAGGCCATTCGCTTTTTCTCGTTTTGCAATTAACAAGTCATAAGCGGATTGGCTATACGAGGGGCCAAGCTGCAAGATTGTGCTCCATCCGTGAAGACGACGCTGATATCATTCACGAGGCTCTGTTACATAAGTTGTTTGCATTTATTGAAAATCGAGAAGGATTGGATAGACTTCCTTCGTTTATAGATCAACAAATTAAGGAAGCCGGATGGACAAAGTCTGCTGAGCGAACCAGTCAATTATTAAAACAAGGGATGTCAATAGAACAGATTGCATCCATGAGACAGTTAAAAACAAGTACGATTGAAGATCATATCATCGAAATTGCCTTGCAAGATGCTACATTTCCTATAAATAAGTATGTCTCAGAAGCCATACAAATGGAGATTGATCAATTATTGATTCGTGAACAATCCATTAAATTACGTGACATAAAAGCGGCTCTCGGCGATGCGGCTAGTTACTTTATGATCCGTTTAGCACTTACAAGACGGGGGGAATGA
- a CDS encoding RecQ family ATP-dependent DNA helicase: MQLLDELKKWFGYSSFRPGQKEIVEAVVKGEDVLAVLPTGTGKSICYQLPGLILPGVTIIVSPLLSLMEDQVQQLRSEGIKSVVAVNSFMSYQERQSVVNHLHEYKLIYTSPEMLQSEFFRSKLKTLQVSLFVVDEAHCISQWGHEFRSDYLRLASVRKQLGHPPCLAITATATTTVQKDICHYLNMVDVKRYIHSVNRPNIALQVETYVTTDEKLERLLELIESLEGPGMVYFSSRMWSESVARKLMQKGISDVNFYHGGMTTEDRLLIQQQFMQGELNIICCTSAFGMGINKNNIRYVIHFHYPTQMESYVQEIGRAGRDGEDSLAIVLFSEEDRGLAKLLSVREQLTPDQVRTILERLQRESELSEKMVSEICAQAGCSEVVWRNMLFALEELDVIESGRIKRFSVDAITERLAHGFTQYKISKQKQLTAFEHWLQLRTCRRSGMLQYFNESPQKNDHKCCDRCRFELDDYRKTNTQSAKQELVLHWEQELKKRFLIPFEASK; the protein is encoded by the coding sequence GTGCAACTTTTAGACGAACTAAAGAAGTGGTTTGGCTACTCGAGTTTTAGACCAGGCCAAAAAGAGATCGTGGAAGCTGTAGTAAAGGGAGAGGACGTTCTGGCTGTTCTTCCTACAGGTACTGGTAAATCCATTTGTTATCAGCTGCCTGGATTGATCTTGCCTGGTGTTACTATCATTGTGTCCCCATTATTATCATTGATGGAAGATCAGGTTCAACAACTTCGTAGTGAAGGTATTAAGTCTGTCGTCGCTGTTAATAGCTTTATGAGTTACCAAGAGCGACAATCTGTTGTGAATCACTTACATGAATATAAATTAATTTATACATCACCTGAAATGCTCCAATCTGAATTCTTTCGTTCTAAGCTAAAAACACTTCAAGTCTCGTTATTTGTTGTTGATGAAGCGCATTGCATCTCGCAATGGGGACATGAATTTCGGAGTGATTATTTAAGATTAGCGAGTGTGCGAAAGCAACTAGGTCATCCTCCTTGTTTGGCGATTACGGCAACGGCTACCACCACAGTACAAAAAGATATATGTCATTATTTAAACATGGTTGATGTGAAGCGGTACATTCATTCAGTTAATAGGCCCAACATAGCCTTACAGGTGGAAACGTATGTAACGACAGATGAAAAGTTAGAGCGGCTCCTTGAGCTTATTGAGTCATTAGAAGGTCCTGGTATGGTTTATTTTTCAAGTCGTATGTGGAGCGAATCGGTGGCTCGAAAGTTAATGCAAAAAGGAATTTCTGATGTGAACTTTTATCATGGTGGTATGACAACTGAGGACCGATTGTTGATTCAACAGCAATTTATGCAAGGGGAACTAAATATTATTTGTTGTACAAGCGCATTTGGAATGGGGATTAATAAAAATAATATCCGCTATGTAATTCATTTTCATTATCCTACTCAGATGGAATCCTATGTACAGGAAATAGGCAGAGCGGGACGTGATGGAGAGGATAGTTTGGCGATTGTCCTTTTTAGTGAGGAAGACCGTGGCCTAGCAAAGCTTCTATCGGTCCGAGAACAACTCACCCCTGACCAAGTGAGAACTATACTAGAACGATTGCAACGAGAGAGCGAATTATCGGAAAAAATGGTCTCGGAAATTTGTGCACAAGCAGGTTGTAGTGAAGTTGTTTGGAGAAATATGTTGTTTGCATTAGAGGAACTAGACGTAATTGAATCGGGCAGAATAAAAAGATTTTCTGTCGATGCTATCACAGAGAGGCTTGCGCATGGGTTTACTCAATATAAAATATCCAAACAGAAACAATTAACAGCATTTGAACATTGGCTGCAATTACGGACATGTAGGCGTTCTGGAATGTTACAGTATTTTAATGAATCACCTCAAAAAAATGACCATAAGTGTTGCGATCGTTGTCGGTTTGAACTTGATGATTATAGAAAAACAAACACGCAATCAGCTAAGCAAGAATTAGTTCTTCATTGGGAACAAGAGCTGAAGAAGCGCTTTTTAATCCCTTTTGAGGCATCGAAATGA